The following coding sequences lie in one Oceanicola sp. 502str15 genomic window:
- a CDS encoding TRAP transporter large permease codes for MGIFVLLGMFALCVAIGAPVAFALGISAIAAFWFEGLPLMIGYQRIIAGINVFSLMAIPFFIFAGELMFHGGIAMRLVRFASAAVGAVRGGLGIVNVFSSMLFGGISGSAVADISALGSILIPVMKEKGYDADYAVNVTVTSSIAGIVIPPSHNMIIYAIAAGGGLSISKLFMAGVVPGMLMCLCLAVAAYVVAVRRGYQAEVFPGFTSLFLSFIAALPGLFTAVIIVGGVLSGVFTVTESGAFGAIYAFVVTLLVYRSLTWESFMTAVKSAVRTTAMVMILIACAGAFAYMLTFYRVPDKTVTLLTTITENPILILILINVVLLVLGMIMDMAALILICTPIFLPVAYSIGLDPLQFGIILMMNLGLGLCTPPVGACLFVGCSVGRLPMEQAVKTIWPFYLAILVALLMVSFIPAISLTLPGLIDV; via the coding sequence ATGGGAATTTTCGTTCTGCTGGGGATGTTCGCGCTCTGCGTGGCCATCGGTGCACCGGTCGCCTTCGCCCTCGGCATCTCCGCCATCGCGGCCTTCTGGTTCGAGGGGCTGCCGCTGATGATCGGCTACCAGCGGATCATCGCGGGCATCAACGTGTTCTCGCTCATGGCGATCCCCTTCTTCATCTTCGCGGGTGAGCTGATGTTTCATGGCGGCATCGCCATGCGGCTGGTCAGGTTCGCCTCCGCCGCGGTGGGCGCGGTGCGCGGCGGGCTCGGCATCGTCAACGTTTTCTCCTCCATGCTCTTCGGCGGCATCTCGGGCTCGGCTGTGGCCGATATCTCGGCGCTCGGCTCGATCCTGATCCCGGTGATGAAGGAAAAGGGCTATGACGCCGATTACGCGGTGAACGTCACTGTCACCTCCTCGATCGCCGGCATCGTCATTCCGCCCAGCCACAACATGATCATCTACGCCATCGCGGCGGGCGGCGGGCTTTCGATCTCCAAGCTGTTCATGGCGGGCGTGGTGCCGGGGATGCTGATGTGCCTCTGCCTTGCCGTCGCCGCCTATGTCGTGGCGGTGCGCCGGGGCTATCAGGCCGAGGTCTTCCCCGGCTTCACCTCGCTGTTCCTGAGCTTCATCGCCGCCCTGCCCGGCCTCTTCACCGCGGTCATCATCGTCGGCGGCGTGCTTTCGGGCGTGTTCACCGTCACCGAATCCGGGGCCTTCGGGGCGATCTACGCCTTCGTCGTCACCCTGCTGGTCTACCGCAGCCTCACCTGGGAAAGCTTCATGACGGCGGTGAAAAGCGCGGTGCGCACCACGGCCATGGTTATGATCCTGATCGCCTGCGCCGGGGCCTTTGCCTACATGCTCACCTTCTACCGGGTGCCCGACAAGACGGTGACCCTGCTCACCACCATCACCGAGAACCCGATCCTGATCCTGATCCTGATCAACGTGGTGCTGCTGGTGCTCGGCATGATCATGGACATGGCGGCGCTGATCCTGATCTGCACGCCGATCTTTCTGCCGGTGGCCTACAGCATCGGGCTCGATCCGCTGCAATTCGGGATCATCCTGATGATGAACCTCGGCCTCGGCCTCTGCACCCCGCCGGTGGGCGCCTGCCTCTTCGTGGGCTGCTCGGTCGGGCGGCTGCCGATGGAGCAGGCGGTCAAGACGATCTGGCCGTTCTACCTGGCAATCCTGGTGGCGCTGCTGATGGTTTCGTTCATCCCGGCGATCTCGCTGACCTTGCCCGGGCTCATTGACGTCTAA
- a CDS encoding TRAP transporter small permease, whose protein sequence is MIPPLPDDSPAWLGRFNRCLDVLASLCRLLTGLSLVVLTVIFGWLVFGRYVLNATPTWVEQVALLLIMVIAFIGAAVGVHENSHLSVMALRTSVPVWVRNGLVVLSDLLLLCFGGMMAFYGAKLTLFKWGSSIPLIHMPEGLRSLPLTIGGGLIVLFTFGHLLRFVLGRDWRKDLIQ, encoded by the coding sequence ATGATACCGCCGCTTCCCGACGACTCCCCGGCATGGCTGGGCCGGTTCAACCGTTGCCTCGATGTGCTTGCCAGCCTGTGCCGCCTTCTCACCGGCCTGTCGCTGGTGGTGCTTACGGTCATCTTCGGGTGGCTGGTGTTTGGCCGCTACGTGCTCAACGCCACGCCCACATGGGTCGAACAGGTGGCGCTGCTGCTGATCATGGTCATCGCCTTCATCGGCGCGGCGGTGGGCGTGCACGAGAACTCGCATCTCTCGGTCATGGCGCTGCGCACCTCGGTGCCGGTCTGGGTCCGCAACGGGCTGGTGGTGCTCTCCGACCTTCTGCTGCTCTGCTTCGGCGGGATGATGGCCTTCTACGGGGCCAAGCTGACGCTGTTCAAATGGGGCTCGTCGATTCCGCTGATCCACATGCCGGAGGGGCTGCGCTCGCTGCCGCTGACCATCGGCGGCGGGCTCATCGTTCTTTTCACCTTCGGCCATCTGCTCCGCTTCGTGCTGGGGCGTGACTGGCGCAAAGATCTCATTCAATAG
- a CDS encoding TRAP transporter substrate-binding protein encodes MNKTIKTAFVGAATAIAMLSSAAYAAEWRGWNIHVDGYPNTVAMDKFAELVAEKTGGEITLQMFHGGTLGDQPDAIEQVRLGGLEIGNFNLGPIGPIAPEANVVSLPFIFKDVDHMFRVLDGEAGQKIADGMAAKGLVPLAWYDAGARSFYNADHAINAPTDLQGMKVRVMNNDLYSGMISQLGGNPSPMAFGEVYQALKTGVVDGAENNWPSYESTGHFEVAGFYSLSQHLIIPECVCINADVFNGLSDEQKTALTEAAQESAELQRQLWNEREAASRDKVMAAGVTMNEIADKAPFQDAMAPVYEAYLEANPDLRPLVELIQATE; translated from the coding sequence ATGAACAAGACAATCAAGACGGCATTCGTCGGCGCGGCCACCGCGATCGCCATGCTTTCTAGCGCGGCCTATGCCGCTGAATGGCGCGGCTGGAACATCCATGTCGACGGCTACCCGAACACGGTGGCGATGGACAAGTTCGCCGAGCTGGTCGCCGAGAAGACTGGCGGCGAGATCACGCTGCAGATGTTCCACGGCGGCACGCTGGGCGACCAGCCCGACGCCATCGAGCAGGTGCGCCTCGGTGGCCTCGAGATCGGCAACTTCAACCTCGGCCCGATCGGCCCCATCGCGCCGGAAGCCAACGTGGTTTCGCTGCCCTTCATCTTCAAGGACGTGGACCACATGTTCCGCGTGCTCGACGGTGAGGCAGGCCAGAAGATCGCCGATGGCATGGCAGCCAAGGGCCTCGTGCCGCTGGCCTGGTATGACGCAGGCGCGCGCTCGTTCTACAACGCCGACCACGCGATCAACGCGCCAACCGACCTTCAGGGCATGAAGGTGCGGGTGATGAACAACGATCTCTATTCCGGCATGATCTCGCAGCTTGGCGGCAACCCCTCGCCGATGGCCTTCGGTGAGGTCTATCAGGCGCTGAAGACCGGCGTGGTGGACGGGGCCGAGAACAACTGGCCCTCCTACGAATCGACCGGCCACTTCGAAGTCGCGGGCTTCTACTCGCTGAGCCAGCACCTGATCATCCCCGAGTGCGTCTGCATCAACGCCGATGTCTTCAACGGGCTGAGCGACGAGCAGAAGACCGCGCTGACCGAAGCCGCGCAGGAATCGGCCGAGCTGCAGCGCCAGCTCTGGAACGAGCGCGAGGCCGCCAGCCGCGACAAGGTGATGGCCGCAGGCGTGACCATGAACGAGATCGCCGACAAGGCCCCGTTCCAGGACGCCATGGCGCCGGTCTACGAAGCCTACCTCGAGGCCAACCCCGACCTGCGCCCGCTGGTCGAGCTGATCCAGGCCACCGAGTGA
- a CDS encoding GntR family transcriptional regulator: MRNTLATDRRTTVDDIFDHLFGEINSLRLRPGDRISEAEIAAQFGVSRQPVRDAFTRLANLDLLLIRPQRATEVKRFSSREVEKSRFVRASVEFEVLRRAAGNASTAARKLLEACLKRQRTAIDKGDYQKFGELDYEFHQALCDIADAGFAFEVIAQEKAKVDRLCTLGLSKEDRMPQLLEDHEAIAAAILDGDAERAVEAGKLHLSRLDATIASIEATNGHYFDPSD, translated from the coding sequence ATGCGAAACACGCTGGCCACCGATCGCCGCACGACGGTCGATGATATTTTCGACCATCTCTTCGGCGAGATTAACTCCCTGCGCCTGCGCCCCGGCGACCGAATTTCGGAGGCCGAGATCGCGGCGCAGTTCGGCGTGTCGCGTCAGCCGGTGCGCGATGCCTTCACCCGGCTTGCCAACCTCGACCTGCTGCTGATCCGCCCCCAGCGGGCCACCGAGGTGAAGCGCTTTTCCTCCCGCGAGGTCGAGAAGTCGCGCTTCGTGCGGGCTTCGGTGGAGTTCGAAGTGCTGCGCCGTGCCGCGGGAAACGCCAGCACCGCGGCGCGCAAGCTGTTGGAGGCCTGCCTGAAGCGCCAGCGGACGGCCATCGACAAGGGCGACTACCAGAAGTTCGGGGAGCTGGATTACGAGTTTCACCAGGCGCTCTGCGATATCGCCGATGCGGGTTTTGCCTTTGAGGTGATTGCGCAGGAGAAGGCCAAGGTCGATAGGCTCTGCACTCTCGGGCTGAGCAAGGAAGACCGGATGCCCCAACTGCTCGAGGATCACGAGGCCATTGCGGCGGCCATCCTCGATGGTGACGCCGAGCGTGCGGTGGAGGCGGGCAAGCTGCACCTGTCGCGGCTCGATGCCACGATTGCCTCGATCGAGGCAACCAACGGGCATTACTTCGACCCGAGCGACTGA
- a CDS encoding cupin domain-containing protein, whose translation MTVKNHFPAGEAKSFDAGGGLTRKVGAYADNAMVVEVHFEKGTIAARHHHPHEQITYVISGRFEFTIGDDTYIVGPGDSLYKQPNIEHGATCLEAGTLLDVFTPHREDFL comes from the coding sequence ATGACCGTCAAAAACCACTTCCCCGCCGGCGAGGCGAAAAGCTTCGACGCAGGCGGCGGCCTCACCCGCAAGGTCGGCGCCTATGCCGACAACGCGATGGTGGTCGAGGTGCACTTCGAGAAGGGCACCATAGCCGCCCGCCACCACCATCCCCACGAGCAGATCACCTACGTCATCTCGGGCAGGTTCGAGTTCACCATTGGCGACGACACCTACATCGTCGGCCCCGGCGACTCGCTCTACAAGCAGCCCAACATCGAACACGGCGCCACCTGCCTCGAGGCAGGCACGCTTCTGGATGTCTTCACGCCGCACCGCGAAGACTTCCTCTAA
- a CDS encoding NAD(P)-dependent oxidoreductase produces MTKPVIGFIGLGLMGGNMVENLQKRGYELVVMDLNKDAVKTVLDRGNAREAATARELAEAADIVMLCLTTSDVVEKLVYGDDGIIAGIREGSVLIDYGTSIPASTRRIGADLASMGASMIDAPLGRTPAHAKDGLLNIMAAGDRATFDKVKPVLDDQGENVFYLGALGAGHTTKLINNFMGMTTVCTMSQAFAVAERAGVDRAQLYEIMSTGPSNSPFMGFCKNYAVDGVSDLGFSINNANKDLGYFLEMAEDLGTRAEIAEGTSHNLEAAVAAGLGEGNVPEIYDYFLKLARG; encoded by the coding sequence ATGACCAAACCTGTCATCGGCTTCATCGGCCTCGGCCTCATGGGCGGCAACATGGTGGAGAACCTCCAGAAGCGCGGCTACGAGCTGGTCGTGATGGACCTGAACAAGGATGCGGTGAAGACCGTTCTTGATCGCGGCAATGCCCGTGAGGCCGCCACGGCCCGCGAGCTTGCCGAAGCCGCCGACATCGTGATGCTCTGCCTCACCACCTCCGACGTGGTCGAAAAGCTGGTCTACGGCGACGATGGCATCATCGCCGGCATCCGCGAGGGCTCGGTTCTGATCGACTACGGAACCTCCATCCCCGCCTCCACCCGCCGCATCGGCGCCGACCTCGCCTCCATGGGTGCCAGCATGATCGACGCGCCGCTGGGCCGCACCCCCGCCCACGCGAAGGACGGGCTGCTCAACATCATGGCCGCGGGCGACAGGGCGACCTTCGACAAGGTCAAGCCCGTGCTCGACGATCAGGGCGAGAACGTCTTCTACCTCGGCGCGCTGGGGGCGGGGCACACCACCAAGCTCATCAACAACTTCATGGGCATGACCACCGTCTGCACCATGAGCCAGGCCTTCGCCGTGGCCGAGCGGGCAGGCGTCGACCGGGCGCAGCTCTACGAGATCATGTCTACCGGCCCCTCCAACTCGCCCTTCATGGGGTTCTGCAAGAACTACGCGGTCGACGGGGTGAGCGACCTAGGCTTCTCGATCAACAATGCCAACAAGGACTTGGGCTATTTCCTCGAGATGGCCGAAGACCTCGGCACCCGCGCCGAGATCGCCGAGGGCACCTCGCACAACCTCGAGGCCGCCGTGGCCGCCGGGCTGGGCGAGGGCAACGTGCCCGAGATCTACGATTACTTCCTGAAGCTCGCACGCGGCTAG
- a CDS encoding ribonuclease activity regulator RraA — protein MANPAPADVTPISPTTLARLRGASTATVATLLYKRGYLNAYIQGAMPLAPGKPTMVGPAFTLRYIPARPDTDPIEAFRERDHPQRVAVEQCPEGAVLVMDCRGDASAASAGSILLTRLEIRGCAGVVTDGGVRDAEGAAALAMPVYAGKPSAPTNLTKHHAVDIGLPIACGEVAVYPGDILLGDGDGVMVIPRHLADEIAAEAEPMEEFESFVLEQVRAGHPIIGLYPPTDPDVQERYKAWQAQQAR, from the coding sequence ATGGCCAATCCCGCCCCCGCCGATGTCACCCCGATCAGCCCCACCACGCTCGCCCGCCTGCGCGGCGCCAGCACCGCCACCGTCGCGACGCTGCTCTACAAACGCGGCTACCTGAACGCCTACATCCAGGGCGCCATGCCGCTGGCACCCGGCAAGCCCACCATGGTCGGCCCCGCCTTCACCCTGCGCTACATCCCCGCCCGCCCCGACACCGACCCGATCGAAGCCTTCCGCGAGCGCGACCACCCGCAGCGCGTGGCGGTGGAGCAATGCCCCGAGGGCGCGGTGCTGGTGATGGATTGCCGGGGCGATGCCTCTGCCGCCTCCGCCGGCTCGATCCTGCTCACCCGTCTAGAAATCCGCGGCTGCGCGGGTGTCGTCACCGATGGCGGCGTGCGCGATGCCGAAGGGGCGGCGGCGCTCGCAATGCCGGTCTACGCCGGCAAGCCCTCCGCCCCAACCAACCTGACCAAGCATCACGCGGTCGATATCGGCCTGCCCATCGCATGTGGCGAGGTTGCGGTGTATCCCGGTGACATCCTGCTGGGAGATGGCGACGGGGTCATGGTGATCCCCCGCCACCTGGCCGACGAGATTGCGGCAGAGGCCGAACCTATGGAAGAGTTCGAGAGTTTCGTTCTGGAGCAGGTCCGAGCGGGACACCCGATCATCGGGCTCTACCCGCCAACCGACCCCGACGTGCAGGAGCGCTACAAGGCGTGGCAGGCCCAACAGGCCCGCTGA
- a CDS encoding DUF475 domain-containing protein has protein sequence MQSRPLRSYFIWPVIVTVLGLALSAWLGWHNTGTLGGVFNFLILGAILAALEIALSFDNAVVNANRLVTMSEIWRRRFLTWGILIAVFGMRIVFPLAVVCTAAWIGPIEALNLAISHPDEYAHIIEEAHLSISAFGGTFLMMVALTYFIDEGKDVHWIQWLERRLSDYGAIRGFETALVLLVVVGFAFCLPSGVRADFVFGALFGLLVFSAVDVLGHILDSEQASTAKVAAQGGLGAFLYLEVIDASFSFDGVIGAFALTTNLFLIAIGLGIGAMYVRSLTIMIVEKQTLAHFRYLEHGAFYSVFFLSLALFAQSVVRVPEPVTGLLGVVLIGLAVISSRRYKRAEGGQS, from the coding sequence ATGCAAAGCCGCCCCCTCCGCTCCTACTTCATATGGCCGGTGATCGTGACCGTGCTGGGCCTTGCGCTCTCGGCCTGGCTCGGCTGGCACAACACCGGCACACTGGGCGGCGTGTTCAACTTCCTGATCCTCGGCGCGATCCTCGCTGCGCTCGAAATCGCGCTGTCTTTCGACAATGCCGTGGTCAACGCCAACCGCCTTGTCACGATGTCCGAGATCTGGCGGCGGCGCTTCCTTACATGGGGCATCCTCATCGCCGTCTTCGGCATGCGCATCGTCTTCCCGCTCGCCGTGGTCTGCACCGCCGCCTGGATTGGGCCCATCGAGGCGCTGAACCTCGCCATCTCCCACCCCGACGAATACGCCCACATCATCGAAGAGGCGCACCTGTCGATCTCGGCCTTCGGCGGCACCTTCCTGATGATGGTCGCGCTGACCTATTTCATCGACGAGGGCAAAGACGTGCACTGGATCCAGTGGCTCGAACGTCGCCTGTCCGATTACGGCGCGATCCGCGGCTTCGAAACCGCGCTGGTGCTGCTGGTGGTCGTCGGCTTCGCCTTCTGCCTGCCCTCCGGGGTGAGGGCCGATTTCGTCTTCGGCGCACTCTTCGGGCTGCTGGTGTTCTCGGCGGTCGATGTGCTCGGCCACATCCTCGACAGCGAGCAGGCCTCAACCGCCAAGGTCGCCGCGCAGGGTGGACTCGGCGCCTTCCTCTATCTCGAAGTGATCGACGCCAGCTTTTCCTTCGACGGCGTCATCGGCGCCTTCGCCCTCACCACCAACCTCTTCCTCATCGCCATCGGCCTCGGCATCGGCGCAATGTACGTTCGCTCGCTCACCATCATGATCGTCGAAAAGCAGACGCTCGCCCATTTCCGCTACCTCGAGCACGGCGCCTTCTATTCGGTGTTCTTCCTCTCCCTCGCGCTCTTCGCGCAATCGGTGGTGCGGGTGCCCGAGCCGGTCACGGGGCTTCTCGGTGTCGTGCTGATCGGCTTGGCGGTGATCAGCTCGCGGCGCTACAAGAGGGCCGAGGGAGGGCAGTCATGA
- a CDS encoding alpha-hydroxy acid oxidase, which translates to MIGRGRALARVYALEDFEPLARRHLPAPIFGYVAGAAETNASLTDNRAAFAEIGLLPRVGVDVSTRNLSTRVMGLDYAMPFGIAPMGVSALTAYRGDLVLARAAQAARIPMIVSAASLIRLEEITAEAPDVWYQAYFPQHLTDIAALLERVAKAGVETLVITLDSAVVPSRENNLRSGYRTPIRPNLALLWQGLTHPRWALGTFLRTYAQHGAPHFENATAGRGAPLLSRQAVRDFSGREFLNWDLLTEVRKLWKGRLVLKGILHPDDVALAWALGAEGVILSNHGGRQLDGAVAPLRVLTAVLERAGDMAVMIDGGILRGTDILKAMALGAGFTFIGRPMNYAAAVAGQAGMAHAIDLLRVQLRADLGMLGVLGLEGLSPDLLALERFTPAR; encoded by the coding sequence ATGATCGGGCGGGGCAGGGCGCTCGCCCGCGTCTACGCGCTCGAGGATTTCGAGCCACTGGCCCGCCGCCACCTGCCCGCGCCGATTTTCGGCTACGTCGCAGGCGCCGCCGAAACCAACGCCTCGCTCACCGACAACCGCGCCGCCTTCGCCGAGATCGGCCTGCTGCCCCGCGTCGGCGTCGATGTCTCCACCCGCAACCTCTCCACCCGCGTTATGGGGCTGGACTATGCCATGCCCTTCGGCATCGCCCCCATGGGCGTCTCGGCCCTCACCGCCTACCGCGGCGACCTCGTGCTCGCCCGCGCCGCGCAGGCCGCTCGCATCCCCATGATCGTCAGCGCCGCCTCGCTGATCCGCCTCGAAGAGATCACTGCAGAAGCCCCCGATGTCTGGTATCAGGCCTATTTTCCGCAGCACCTCACCGACATCGCCGCCCTGCTCGAACGGGTTGCAAAGGCAGGGGTCGAAACCCTCGTCATCACACTCGACAGCGCCGTTGTGCCCAGCCGCGAAAACAACCTGCGCTCCGGCTACCGCACCCCCATCCGCCCCAATCTCGCCCTCCTCTGGCAGGGCCTGACCCACCCGCGCTGGGCGCTCGGCACCTTCCTGCGCACCTATGCGCAGCACGGCGCCCCGCATTTTGAGAACGCGACGGCGGGGCGCGGTGCCCCGCTGCTTTCGCGGCAGGCGGTGCGGGATTTCTCGGGACGGGAGTTCCTGAACTGGGATCTGCTCACTGAGGTCCGCAAACTCTGGAAAGGCCGCCTCGTTCTGAAAGGCATCCTCCACCCCGATGATGTCGCCCTCGCCTGGGCGCTCGGTGCCGAGGGCGTGATCCTCTCCAACCACGGCGGCCGCCAGCTCGATGGCGCAGTGGCCCCCCTCCGTGTGCTCACCGCCGTCCTGGAACGGGCGGGCGATATGGCGGTGATGATCGACGGCGGCATCCTTCGCGGCACCGATATCCTGAAGGCTATGGCGCTCGGTGCCGGATTCACCTTCATCGGCCGCCCGATGAATTACGCCGCCGCCGTGGCCGGCCAGGCCGGCATGGCCCATGCCATCGACCTCCTGCGTGTGCAGCTTCGCGCCGACCTCGGAATGCTGGGCGTTCTGGGCCTCGAAGGCCTCTCCCCAGACCTCCTTGCACTGGAACGCTTCACCCCCGCCCGCTGA
- the nadC gene encoding carboxylating nicotinate-nucleotide diphosphorylase, with the protein MTQSPLPDLILEPLVRAALMEDLGTYGDITTRTVIPPGTVYAARLNAREAGVVSGLQIAALAFRLVDPTLKITALKADGDAIAPGDLLMEVTGDAASILSGERVALNFAGRMSGIATLTAAFVAQTQGTKTRVTCTRKTTPGLRLVEKQAVLHGGGFNHRFSLSDAILIKDNHIAAAGGIRPVLQAVKARASHMMRCEIEVDRLEQLAEVLDEGGAAVVLLDNMNTEELAQAVEMAAGRVVLEASGNMRLERIAEVAATGVDYISSGALTHSAKVLDLGLDF; encoded by the coding sequence ATGACCCAAAGCCCCCTGCCCGATCTGATCCTCGAACCGCTGGTCCGCGCCGCCCTGATGGAAGATCTCGGCACCTACGGCGACATCACCACTCGCACCGTCATCCCGCCCGGCACGGTCTATGCCGCGCGGCTCAACGCCCGCGAGGCCGGGGTTGTCTCGGGGCTGCAAATTGCCGCGCTGGCCTTCCGGCTGGTCGACCCCACGCTGAAGATCACCGCGCTCAAGGCGGATGGCGATGCCATCGCACCGGGCGACCTGCTGATGGAAGTGACCGGCGACGCCGCCTCGATCCTCTCGGGCGAACGGGTGGCGCTCAACTTCGCCGGGCGGATGTCGGGGATCGCCACGCTGACCGCCGCCTTCGTGGCACAGACGCAGGGCACGAAAACCCGCGTGACCTGCACCCGCAAGACCACCCCGGGGCTTCGCCTTGTCGAAAAACAGGCCGTGCTGCACGGCGGTGGCTTCAACCACCGCTTCAGCCTGTCGGACGCGATCCTGATCAAAGACAACCATATCGCCGCCGCCGGGGGCATCCGCCCGGTGCTTCAGGCGGTGAAGGCACGGGCCTCGCATATGATGCGCTGCGAGATCGAGGTGGACCGGCTGGAGCAACTCGCTGAAGTGCTCGACGAAGGCGGTGCCGCCGTGGTGCTGCTGGACAACATGAACACAGAGGAGCTTGCGCAGGCTGTAGAGATGGCCGCGGGGCGCGTGGTGCTGGAAGCCTCGGGCAACATGCGGCTCGAGCGGATCGCGGAGGTCGCGGCGACGGGGGTGGATTACATTTCGTCCGGCGCGCTGACCCATTCGGCCAAGGTGCTGGACCTCGGGCTGGATTTTTGA